A portion of the Zootoca vivipara chromosome 6, rZooViv1.1, whole genome shotgun sequence genome contains these proteins:
- the GPR3 gene encoding G-protein coupled receptor 3 gives MKEEVRLNATEDQQPGWFLPSNGSSNSLYLSEAPPPLPLNPWDVVLCVSGTIISCENAIVVAIIFYTPAFRNPMFLLIGSLATADLLAGLGLIFHFAFVYCIQSQVVNLITVGLLVCSFTASVGSLLAITIDRYLSLYNALTYYSERTVTRTYIMLILTWGVSICFGLLPVMGWNCLKDHSTCSIVKPLTKNNLIILSISFFMIFAMMLQLYVQICKIVCRHAQQIALQRHFLATSHYVTTRKGISTLAVILGTFASCWLPFAIYCLLGDYTYPALYTYMTILPATYNSMINPVIYAFRNQEIQKVLWTICCGCISSTMPFRSRSPSDV, from the coding sequence ATGAAAGAGGAGGTACGCCTCAATGCCACTGAAGACCAGCAGCCCGGCTGGTTCCTGCCCAGCAATGGCAGCAGCAATTCCCTGTATCTCTCcgaagctcctcctcctcttcccttgaATCCTTGGGACGTTGTGCTTTGCGTTTCCGGGACCATCATCTCCTGCGAGAATGCCATTGTGGTGGCCATCATTTTCTACACCCCTGCCTTCCGGAATCCGATGTTCCTCCTGATAGGGAGCTTAGCCACCGCAGACCTGCTAGCCGGCTTGGGCCTCATCTTCCACTTTGCCTTTGTTTACTGCATCCAGTCCCAGGTGGTGAACCTCATCACAGTGGGCCTCTTGGTGTGCTCCTTCACTGCCAGTGTGGGCAGCCTCCTGGCCATCACCATAGACCGGTACCTGTCCCTCTACAATGCGCTGACGTACTATTCAGAACGGACGGTGACCCGGACGTACATCATGCTCATCCTCACCTGGGGGGTCTCCATCTGCTTCGGACTGCTGCCCGTCATGGGCTGGAACTGCCTGAAGGATCACTCCACCTGCAGCATCGTCAAGCCGCTGACCAAGAACAACCTCATCATCCTCTCCATCTCCTTCTTCATGATCTTTGCCATGATGTTGCAGCTCTACGTGCAGATCTGCAAGATCGTCTGCAGGCATGCACAGCAGATTGCCCTCCAGAGACACTTCTTGGCCACTTCGCACTACGTCACCACCAGGAAAGGCATCTCCACCTTGGCTGTCATCCTGGGGACTTTTGCTTCCTGTTGGCTCCCCTTTGCCATTTACTGCCTCCTCGGAGATTACACGTACCCAGCTCTCTACACCTATATGACAATACTCCCGGCTACCTACAATTCCATGATCAACCCTGTGATCTATGCCTTCAGGAACCAAGAAATCCAAAAAGTCTTGTGGACTATCTGCTGCGGCTGCATTTCTTCCACCATGCCTTTCCGATCCAGATCGCCCAGTGACGTCTGA